One Phoenix dactylifera cultivar Barhee BC4 chromosome 8, palm_55x_up_171113_PBpolish2nd_filt_p, whole genome shotgun sequence genomic window carries:
- the LOC120111674 gene encoding pentatricopeptide repeat-containing protein At1g09900-like, with product MDVLAPPNPLQSPTPPNSRVRVLLYPISIPCTPSLSSFLGFESRPKTTSPSRRKPRVRAISAASGAAAAAAARRRTWNDRFANGGPSDDFDAFKSNDGLRRLIRNGELEKGLAFLERMAARGAVPDVIPCTSLIRGFCRVGKTKKAARVLAIVENSGASLDVITYNVMIGGYCKSGETDNALRLLNRMSVGPDVVTYNTIFQSLCERGKLKKALEVLDGMLQRGCTPDVFTYTILIEATCKGSGVGQAMKLLDEMRSKGCTPDVVTYNVLINGICKEGRLDEAIKFLNNMPSYGCNPNVISHNIILRSMCSTGRWMDAEKLLTDMVQKGCSPSVVTFNILINFLCRKGLLGRAIDVLEKMPEHGCTPNSLSYNPLLHGFCKEKKMERAIEYLDIMVSRGCYPDIVTYNTLLTALCKDGKVDVAVDMLHELGCKGCTPVLITYNTVIDGLSKAGNTEKALELLKEMVGKGLRPDIITYSSLVAGLSREGKINEAIRIFNELEKIGIKPNAIIYNSVILGLCKSRQTDRAIDFFAYMVLKGCMPNESTYTILIEGLAYEGMSKEALELLSELCSRGVVKKSSMQNVVVKSIGTSKQIS from the coding sequence ATGGATGTTTTGGCGCCCCCCAATCCCCTCCAAAGCCCCACCCCACCCaattctagggttagggttctcCTTTATCCCATCTCAATCCCCTGCACCCCTTCACTCAGTTCTTTCCTCGGCTTCGAATCCCGCCCCAAAACCACCAGTCCCAGCCGGAGAAAACCCCGAGTTCGAGCTATCTCCGCCGCCTccggcgccgccgccgccgccgccgcgcgCCGCAGAACCTGGAACGACCGCTTCGCCAACGGCGGCCCCTCCGACGACTTCGACGCCTTCAAGAGCAACGACGGACTCCGCCGCCTCATCCGGAACGGGGAGTTGGAGAAAGGCCTCGCCTTTCTCGAGAGAATGGCGGCCCGGGGCGCCGTCCCCGACGTCATCCCCTGCACTAGCCTCATCCGCGGCTTCTGCCGCGTCGGCAAGACCAAGAAGGCTGCTCGGGTGCTCGCCATCGTCGAGAATTCCGGCGCCTCCCTCGACGTCATCACCTACAATGTCATGATCGGCGGGTACTGCAAGTCCGGCGAGACCGACAACGCCCTCCGGCTTCTCAACCGAATGAGCGTCGGCCCCGATGTCGTCACCTACAACACCATCTTCCAGAGCTTGTGCGAGAGAGGGAAGCTCAAGAAAGCACTTGAGGTGCTTGACGGGATGCTCCAGAGAGGCTGCACCCCTGATGTCTTCACTTACACTATTTTAATCGAGGCTACATGCAAGGGTAGCGGCGTGGGGCAGGCTATGAAGCTTTTGGATGAGATGAGGTCGAAGGGTTGCACACCCGATGTCGTTACTTATAATGTTTTGATCAATGGGATTTGCAAGGAAGGGAGATTGGATGAGGCGATCAAGTTCTTGAACAATATGCCATCTTATGGGTGCAATCCGAATGTTATAAGCCACAATATTATCTTGAGAAGTATGTGCAGCACAGGGCGGTGGATGGATGCTGAGAAGCTGTTGACTGACATGGTTCAGAAGGGTTGCTCCCCAAGTGTGGTGACTTTCAATATTCTGATCAATTTCTTGTGCCGGAAGGGGTTGTTGGGGCGTGCAATTGATGTGTTGGAGAAGATGCCAGAGCATGGGTGCACGCCAAATTCGTTGAGCTACAACCCATTGCTGCATGGATTTTgtaaggagaagaagatggagagAGCTATTGAGTATTTGGATATAATGGTGTCAAGGGGGTGTTACCCAGACATTGTGACATACAACACTTTGCTCACTGCTCTGTGCAAGGATGGGAAGGTTGATGTTGCTGTTGACATGCTTCATGAGCTTGGGTGCAAGGGCTGTACTCCTGTCCTGATTACGTATAACACTGTCATTGATGGGCTTTCGAAGGCTGGGAATACTGAAAAGGCTTTGGAGCTTTTGAAGGAGATGGTGGGAAAGGGTCTCCGTCCTGATATTATAACTTATTCATCCCTTGTTGCTGGTCTCAGCAGAGAGGGTAAGATCAATGAGGCAATCAGGATATTTAATGAACTGGAAAAAATAGGTATTAAACCAAATGCAATAATTTATAATTCAGTTATCTTGGGGCTCTGCAAATCCCGGCAGACGGATCGTGCTATTGATTTCTTTGCTTATATGGTGTTGAAGGGTTGTATGCCCAATGAATCAACCTACACTATTCTCATTGAAGGTCTGGCTTATGAAGGGATGTCTAAGGAGGCCTTAGAGTTGCTAAGTGAGTTGTGTTCAAGAGGAGTTGTGAAGAAGAGCTCCATGCAGAATGTTGTTGTTAAAAGTATAGGTACAAGTAAGCAGATTTCTTGA
- the LOC103708657 gene encoding 26S proteasome non-ATPase regulatory subunit 11 homolog isoform X2, translating into MSSAMQTSYLPATTDSIAQALEAKDPSESISILYRVLENPSSSPEALRIKEQAISNLTELLPQEKKAEELRTLLTQLRPFFSLIPKAKTAKIVRGIIDAVVKIPGTSDLQISLCKEMVEWTRAEKRTFLRQRVEARLAALLMENKEYSEALTLLTGLIKEVRRLDDKLLLVDIDLLESKLHFSLRNLPKAKAALTAARTAANAIYVPPAQQGTIDLQSGILHAEEKDYKTAYSYFFEAFEAFNALEDPRAVFSLKYMLLCKIMVNQADDVAGIISSKAGLHYVGPDLDAMKAVADAHSKRSLKLFETALRDYRAQLEEDPIVHRHLSSLYDTLLEQNLCRLIEPYSSVEIEHVAKMIELPVDHVEKKLSQMILDKKFAGTLDQGAGCLIIFEDPKSDAIFPATLETIANIGKVVDSLYVRSARIMA; encoded by the exons ATGTCTTCAGCAATGCAAACATCATATCTTCCTGCTACCACTGATTCAATAGCACAGGCCCTAGAGGCAAAAGATCCTTCTGAGTCTATTTCTATTCTCTACCGTGTTCTTGAAAACCCTTCATCTTCCCCAGAAGCATTGCGTATTAAAGAGCAGGCAATTTCAAATCTCACAGAACTACTCCCACAAGAAAAGAAGGCCGAAGAGTTGAGAACTCTTCTGACCCAACTCAGACCCTTCTTCTCTTTAATTCCCAAGGCAAAAACTGCAAAAATTGTGAGAGGGATCATTGATGCAGTTGTCAAGATACCAGGAACCTCCGATCTGCAAATCTCTCTCTGCAAGGAGATGGTGGAATGGACCCGTGCAGAGAAGCGTACATTTCTCAGGCAACGAGTTGAGGCAAGGCTTGCAGCTCTCTTAATGGAAAACAAAGAATATTCCGAAGCTTTAACTCTTCTTACTGGCCTGATTAAGGAGGTTAGAAGATTGGATGATAAACTACTTCTGGTGGACATTGATCTTTTGGAGAGCAAGCTTCATTTTTCACTGAGAAATTTGCCAAAAGCCAAAGCTGCATTAACTGCTGCAAGAACAGCTGCTAATGCCATTTATGTTCCTCCGGCACAGCAGGGCACAATAGATCTTCAGAGTGGGATACTTCATGCGGAAGAGAAGGATTATAAAACTGCGTACAGTTACTTCTTTGAAGCATTTGAAGCTTTCAATGCACTCGAGGATCCTCGTGCAGTTTTTAGCCTTAAATACATGCTGCTGTGCAAGATAATGGTTAACCAGGCTGATGACGTTGCAGGCATTATCTCTTCCAAGGCTGGTTTGCATTATGTGGGTCCTGATTTGGATGCTATGAAAGCTGTTGCTGATGCACACTCGAAACGATCGCTAAAACTCTTTGAAACTGCTCTCCGAGATTACAGGGCTCAGTTGGAGGAAGACCCAATTGTTCACAGACATCTATCATCTCTATATGATACCCTCTTGGAGCAGAATCTGTGCAGGTTGATCGAGCCGTACTCGAGTGTGGAGATTGAACATGTTGCAAAGATGATTGAGTTGCCCGTGGATCATGTGGAGAAGAAGCTTTCTCAGATGATACTTGACAAGAAGTTTGCAGGGACTCTTGATCAGGGTGCTGGTTGCCTGATCATCTTCGAAGATCCAAAGTCTGATGCTATTTTTCCCGCGACACTTGAAACAATTGCCAACATTGGCAAG GTCGTGGACAGCCTTTACGTGAGGTCAGCTCGGATCATGGCCTGA
- the LOC103708657 gene encoding 26S proteasome non-ATPase regulatory subunit 11 homolog isoform X3 produces the protein MSSAMQTSYLPATTDSIAQALEAKDPSESISILYRVLENPSSSPEALRIKEQAISNLTELLPQEKKAEELRTLLTQLRPFFSLIPKAKTAKIVRGIIDAVVKIPGTSDLQISLCKEMVEWTRAEKRTFLRQRVEARLAALLMENKEYSEALTLLTGLIKEVRRLDDKLLLVDIDLLESKLHFSLRNLPKAKAALTAARTAANAIYVPPAQQGTIDLQSGILHAEEKDYKTAYSYFFEAFEAFNALEDPRAVFSLKYMLLCKIMVNQADDVAGIISSKAGLHYVGPDLDAMKAVADAHSKRSLKLFETALRDYRAQLEEDPIVHRHLSSLYDTLLEQNLCRLIEPYSSVEIEHVAKMIELPVDHVEKKLSQMILDKKFAGTLDQGAGCLIIFEDPKSDAIFPATLETIANIGKVVDSLYVRSARIMA, from the exons ATGTCTTCAGCAATGCAAACATCATATCTTCCTGCTACCACTGATTCAATAGCACAGGCCCTAGAGGCAAAAGATCCTTCTGAGTCTATTTCTATTCTCTACCGTGTTCTTGAAAACCCTTCATCTTCCCCAGAAGCATTGCGTATTAAAGAGCAGGCAATTTCAAATCTCACAGAACTACTCCCACAAGAAAAGAAGGCCGAAGAGTTGAGAACTCTTCTGACCCAACTCAGACCCTTCTTCTCTTTAATTCCCAAGGCAAAAACTGCAAAAATTGTGAGAGGGATCATTGATGCAGTTGTCAAGATACCAGGAACCTCCGATCTGCAAATCTCTCTCTGCAAGGAGATGGTGGAATGGACCCGTGCAGAGAAGCGTACATTTCTCAGGCAACGAGTTGAGGCAAGGCTTGCAGCTCTCTTAATGGAAAACAAAGAATATTCCGAAGCTTTAACTCTTCTTACTGGCCTGATTAAGGAGGTTAGAAGATTGGATGATAAACTACTTCTGGTGGACATTGATCTTTTGGAGAGCAAGCTTCATTTTTCACTGAGAAATTTGCCAAAAGCCAAAGCTGCATTAACTGCTGCAAGAACAGCTGCTAATGCCATTTATGTTCCTCCGGCACAGCAGGGCACAATAGATCTTCAGAGTGGGATACTTCATGCGGAAGAGAAGGATTATAAAACTGCGTACAGTTACTTCTTTGAAGCATTTGAAGCTTTCAATGCACTCGAGGATCCTCGTGCAGTTTTTAGCCTTAAATACATGCTGCTGTGCAAGATAATGGTTAACCAGGCTGATGACGTTGCAGGCATTATCTCTTCCAAGGCTGGTTTGCATTATGTGGGTCCTGATTTGGATGCTATGAAAGCTGTTGCTGATGCACACTCGAAACGATCGCTAAAACTCTTTGAAACTGCTCTCCGAGATTACAGGGCTCAGTTGGAGGAAGACCCAATTGTTCACAGACATCTATCATCTCTATATGATACCCTCTTGGAGCAGAATCTGTGCAGGTTGATCGAGCCGTACTCGAGTGTGGAGATTGAACATGTTGCAAAGATGATTGAGTTGCCCGTGGATCATGTGGAGAAGAAGCTTTCTCAGATGATACTTGACAAGAAGTTTGCAGGGACTCTTGATCAGGGTGCTGGTTGCCTGATCATCTTCGAAGATCCAAAGTCTGATGCTATTTTTCCCGCGACACTTGAAACAATTGCCAAC ATTGGCAAGGTCGTGGACAGCCTTTACGTGAGGTCAGCTCGGATCATGGCCTGA
- the LOC103708657 gene encoding 26S proteasome non-ATPase regulatory subunit 11 homolog isoform X1, with protein sequence MSSAMQTSYLPATTDSIAQALEAKDPSESISILYRVLENPSSSPEALRIKEQAISNLTELLPQEKKAEELRTLLTQLRPFFSLIPKAKTAKIVRGIIDAVVKIPGTSDLQISLCKEMVEWTRAEKRTFLRQRVEARLAALLMENKEYSEALTLLTGLIKEVRRLDDKLLLVDIDLLESKLHFSLRNLPKAKAALTAARTAANAIYVPPAQQGTIDLQSGILHAEEKDYKTAYSYFFEAFEAFNALEDPRAVFSLKYMLLCKIMVNQADDVAGIISSKAGLHYVGPDLDAMKAVADAHSKRSLKLFETALRDYRAQLEEDPIVHRHLSSLYDTLLEQNLCRLIEPYSSVEIEHVAKMIELPVDHVEKKLSQMILDKKFAGTLDQGAGCLIIFEDPKSDAIFPATLETIANIGKVVDSLYVRSARIMA encoded by the coding sequence ATGTCTTCAGCAATGCAAACATCATATCTTCCTGCTACCACTGATTCAATAGCACAGGCCCTAGAGGCAAAAGATCCTTCTGAGTCTATTTCTATTCTCTACCGTGTTCTTGAAAACCCTTCATCTTCCCCAGAAGCATTGCGTATTAAAGAGCAGGCAATTTCAAATCTCACAGAACTACTCCCACAAGAAAAGAAGGCCGAAGAGTTGAGAACTCTTCTGACCCAACTCAGACCCTTCTTCTCTTTAATTCCCAAGGCAAAAACTGCAAAAATTGTGAGAGGGATCATTGATGCAGTTGTCAAGATACCAGGAACCTCCGATCTGCAAATCTCTCTCTGCAAGGAGATGGTGGAATGGACCCGTGCAGAGAAGCGTACATTTCTCAGGCAACGAGTTGAGGCAAGGCTTGCAGCTCTCTTAATGGAAAACAAAGAATATTCCGAAGCTTTAACTCTTCTTACTGGCCTGATTAAGGAGGTTAGAAGATTGGATGATAAACTACTTCTGGTGGACATTGATCTTTTGGAGAGCAAGCTTCATTTTTCACTGAGAAATTTGCCAAAAGCCAAAGCTGCATTAACTGCTGCAAGAACAGCTGCTAATGCCATTTATGTTCCTCCGGCACAGCAGGGCACAATAGATCTTCAGAGTGGGATACTTCATGCGGAAGAGAAGGATTATAAAACTGCGTACAGTTACTTCTTTGAAGCATTTGAAGCTTTCAATGCACTCGAGGATCCTCGTGCAGTTTTTAGCCTTAAATACATGCTGCTGTGCAAGATAATGGTTAACCAGGCTGATGACGTTGCAGGCATTATCTCTTCCAAGGCTGGTTTGCATTATGTGGGTCCTGATTTGGATGCTATGAAAGCTGTTGCTGATGCACACTCGAAACGATCGCTAAAACTCTTTGAAACTGCTCTCCGAGATTACAGGGCTCAGTTGGAGGAAGACCCAATTGTTCACAGACATCTATCATCTCTATATGATACCCTCTTGGAGCAGAATCTGTGCAGGTTGATCGAGCCGTACTCGAGTGTGGAGATTGAACATGTTGCAAAGATGATTGAGTTGCCCGTGGATCATGTGGAGAAGAAGCTTTCTCAGATGATACTTGACAAGAAGTTTGCAGGGACTCTTGATCAGGGTGCTGGTTGCCTGATCATCTTCGAAGATCCAAAGTCTGATGCTATTTTTCCCGCGACACTTGAAACAATTGCCAACATTGGCAAGGTCGTGGACAGCCTTTACGTGAGGTCAGCTCGGATCATGGCCTGA